In Sceloporus undulatus isolate JIND9_A2432 ecotype Alabama chromosome 7, SceUnd_v1.1, whole genome shotgun sequence, one DNA window encodes the following:
- the LOC121936291 gene encoding guanine nucleotide-binding protein subunit alpha-11, which produces MTLESMMACCLSDEVKESKRINAEIEKQLRRDKRDARRELKLLLLGTGESGKSTFIKQMRIIHGSGYSEEDKKGFTKLVYQNIFTAMQSMIRAMETLKILYKYEQNKANALLIREVDVEKVCSFEQPYVSAIKTLWNDPGIQECYDRRREYQLSDSAKYYLTDVDRIATPGYLPTQQDVLRVRVPTTGIIEYPFDLENIIFRMVDVGGQRSERRKWIHCFENVTSIMFLVALSEYDQVLVESDNENRMEESKALFRTIITYPWFQNSSVILFLNKKDLLEDKIMYSHLVDYFPEFDGPQRDAQAAREFILKMFVDLNPDSDKIIYSHFTCATDTENIRFVFAAVKDTILQLNLKEYNLV; this is translated from the exons atgACGCTGGAGTCCATGATGGCCTGTTGCCTGAGCGACGAGGTGAAGGAGTCGAAGCGCATCAACGCCGAGATCGAGAAGCAGCTGCGGAGGGACAAGCGCGACGCCCGCAGGGAGCTCAAGCTGCTCTTGCTCG GCACAGGAGAGAGCGGGAAGAGCACGTTTATCAAGCAGATGCGGATAATCCACGGCTCGGGCTACTCCGAGGAAGACAAGAAGGGTTTCACCAAGCTGGTGTACCAGAATATCTTCACTGCCATGCAGTCAATGATCAGGGCCATGGAGACTTTAAAGATCCTGTACAAGTATGAACAGAACAAG GCAAACGCACTGCTGATCCGGGAAGTGGACGTTGAAAAGGTCTGCTCCTTTGAACAGCCCTATGTAAGTGCAATTAAAACATTGTGGAACGACCCTGGCATCCAAGAGTGTTACGACCGGCGGCGAGAGTACCAGCTCTCCGACTCAGCTAAATA CTACCTTACTGATGTGGATCGTATCGCCACCCCAGGGTACCTCCCCACCCAACAAGACGTCCTGCGGGTCAGAGTTCCGACAACTGGGATCATAGAATACCCCTTTGACCTAGAGAACATTATTTTCAG AATGGTGGATGTTGGAGGTCAGAGGTCAGAACGGAGGAAATGGATACACTGCTTTGAAAATGTGACCTCCATCATGTTCTTAGTAGCCCTTAGTGAATATGACCAAGTCCTGGTGGAGTCTGATAATGAG AATCGAATGGAGGAAAGCAAAGCCCTTTTCCGGACCATAATCACCTACCCCTGGTTCCAGAACTCCTCCGTCATTCTCTTCCTGAATAAGAAAGATCTGTTGGAAGACAAGATAATGTACTCTCACCTCGTGGATTATTTCCCAGAGTTTGATG GCCCTCAGAGAGATGCTCaagcagctcgggagttcatcctcaagatgtttgtggatctcaaccCTGACAGCGACAAAATTATCTACTCTCACTTCACATGTGCCACAGATACGGAGAACATCCGGTTTGTCTTTGCTGCTGTCAAGGACACGATCCTGCAGCTCAACTTGAAGGAATATAACCTAGTCTGA